The following DNA comes from Mycobacteroides immunogenum.
ATGGGTAACGGCCACCGGACGATGGCCGCCCCGAGCTTGCGCCAACCCCGAGTCTTGTTTTCCCGCTTGGGGTCCAAGAGCCCAAACCTGCTGCTGACGACAAGCACCGCCGGCGCGAAGGACAGCGCCATGGCAAGAATGGCCACCATCCCCAGCGTGCAGGGAATGGCCAGCGTGTTGAAGTAGTTCAGCCGGGTGAAATGCAAACACATCATCGCACCGGCAATCGTCAACCCAGAGCCGAGGATGACGTGGGTGACACTGGATAGTGTTGTGTAGTAGGCGGTCTCTCGGTCCTCCCCCCCATTGCGCGCCTCGTGATAGCGGCCCACCAGGAAAATCCAGTAATCCGTACCGGCGGCGATGGCCAGCGCGGTAAGGATGCTGACGACGAAGGTGGACAGTCCGAAGGCATGCACCGACCCGAGTACCGCGATGAGCCCGCGCGCCAGACTCATCTCGGTAAGAACCACAACCAATGCGATGACGGTAGAGACAACGGACCGATAGACCACCAAGAGCATGATCGCGATCACCACCAGGGTCACCAGCGTCATCTTGGTCATGCTCTTGTCCCCGGCCTCGTTGGTATCGGCGACCAACGCCGCCTGACCGGTCACATGGGCCCTGATACCGGCGGGTGGATTCGATTCCTCAACGATGTGACGCACGGCGTCAACAGATTCCACCCCCCGGGTAGAGCCCTGGTTTCCCGCCAGGTGCACCTGCACGTAAGCCGCCTTGCCGTCCTCGCTCTGAGAACCCGCAGAGGTGATCCGGTCACCCCAGAAGTCCTGCACGTGTTCGACATGCTCGGTGTCACGCTCGAGTCGCTGCACCAGTTCGCCGTAGTAACGGTGAGCCATGTCGCCGAGCGGACCATCGCCCTCCAGCACGACCATCAACACGCTGTCAGAGCTGAATTCGCCGAACTTCTCGCCGATGTGTTTCATCGCGATCACCGACGGCGCGTCTTGCGGCGACAGTGACACGGCGTTGTTCTTGCCGACAATCTCCAACTTCGGCACCAGCAGGTTTGTGGCTGCCGCTGCCGCCAACCAGAACAGGATGACCGGCACGGACAGTATGCGCACCCACCGCGCATAGCGTGGCCTCCGCAGGTGCCCATGGGTGCCGCTCATGCCGCTTTGACCAGGCATGATGTCGACGCACCGTAACCACCAGCCATTTGTTCGTCACGCAGCTCACCGTTGACGGTAATGCGGCATCCCAGTGCCGAACCATCGCCCTGCGCAATGATGTTCGCGAAAACACTGGGAACGGTGGTGGTGAGCGTGCGCGTCCACGGCAATGCCGTGAAACGCGCCTCCCGAGACTCGGCACGCTCATCGATATAGCTGATCAGCCCCGAAGCATCGGCCGGGCCATAAATCTCGTAGGTCACGTACTTGGGGACAGTCGACACGATGTTCTCTCCGCGAACCTCGCCATTCACGCGTAGGCCGGACCCGAACTTGCCGTGGAAGCGGTGGATTACCAGCCCGCCGACCCCAGCTACCGCGACGATCACCAGCACAATCCACATTCGCCGCAGTGCGCTCAATAGCCTCGTCACAGCACGCTCCCGCAGCGGGGCTCTGCGCAAATCACACTGCGTCCATGCGCTTTTCGATCTTCAGCCGACACCATGAGGGTTGACCTTACGGGCATAAGCTTACAACTGTAAAGTGGAGTAGGTCACGTTGCGTCTCGACGAGAAACAGGAGCGAAAACCGCCATGCGCGAACACCGTCGGGCCCACACGAACGAAGAAAGATAACTTTACGGGTGTTAACATATGGATATGGTTCAGCAAGCCCGCCAGCGCAATTCGCGAGGTCAGGGTGCGCTCTTGCGTAACGAGATCTTGTCCGCCGCCACTCGGGTCATCGACGACGCGCAGACAGAGGGCGAGGTCTCGCTGCGCAGCATTGCCCGCGCCGCCGGGATCGCCGCGCCCTCTGTCTACTCGCATTTCGATGACCGCGACGATGTTCTCGACGCGGTCGCCGAGTCGAGCTGGGCACAGGTGTGTGATGAGATCACCGCGCACAGCAGCACGGGCGACACTCCCCGCAATCGCCTCGTGCTGGGATGCCAGGCGTATGTGTCCTTCGCACAGCGATATCCGATGCGGTACGCCCTGATGACTCAGTCCGCTGGGATCCCGGCGGCCGCCAGGCAAGCGCTTGAAATCGTGACTCGCGCCCTGCTCGCATGCCGTGCCGAGCAGGGACCGCAGGGCGCGGCATCAGGCAAGATCGCCGCGGCATTCTCGGTGGCGCTGCATGGCGTCGCCATGTTGCATCGCAGCGACACACCCACTCTCTGGCTCAGCGATTTCAGCACCGACGAGATCATCAGCAGCCTCGTTGATTCAGCGATCCTGCAGCAGGATCAGACCAGTTCGGCGGCACGCGGGCGCGCTGGCGCCAGGCCGAAGTCGACCTAGCTACCGCCCATTCCCCAGCTGCAGATCAGCGCGTGCGCGGCACTGACGCCCGCCCCCACGAACACCGACGTCAGCTCGGCCGCCATGGCCGAGTCTGCCCCGGTATCCAGCACCGCCTTCATGTTGGCCGATACGGCCGCGGCCACCATGGACACACTCGTCATCGCGACAATTCCAGCGACCTCATCGAGCACCGGCAGCTGCGAGGCCATCTCAAGGAGGCCGATGCGAATCGTCTCATTGACGATCGACTGTCCGCCCCGCTGACTGTTAGGCCTGTTCGGGTCCAACAGCAATCGCAGTATGTACGGATGTTCCGCAACATAGGCATAGATGGGCCCGATGCGTTTACGAATGAACGCGGTAGCGTCATCCGGGTCGTAGGGTGTGCTGTCCACTGCGGATTCCACTGCCGCCCAGACCCGCGCGTATTCACGATCGAAGAGTTGAGCCAACAGTGCGTCCTTGGTCCCAAAATGGGCATAAAGCGTCTGCTTGGTAGTGCCCGACCCCTGGGCGATCTGGCTCATCGTCACCGCCCGGAAACCCACCCTCGCGACCGTGGCCAGCGCCCCATCCAGCAGTTCATCTGCGGTATGCCGCCGTCCATGCTTCTTCGGATCAAATTTGGTAACAGATTTAACCAAATCAGCTTGACTCGACAGTCTGACTGTGCTGGACTCCACAGTGTGACTATATGGTCCCCCTGTCCGAGCGCGAGGTGCATCGCGGCCGCCAGCTGAACCGGCGCCCGCGTCAAGAACAGCCCCAGCACCAAACCTAAAGCACCCAGACCGCCGGTGACCACCTCATCGCTTGACGCTGCAATTAATTCATAATTGATTTGCTAAATTAATCTAAATTAAGCCGATACAGGTGCAAATATAGAGCGCGCTGCGTAAATCAGATCATATAACTCCGGATCTGTTTCCGGCAGATCGTTGCGCCAGACTAAACTGGTAACTAGCGTCGAATCCATATCACTTATTGGTCGGCATACTTTGTTGACCGGACCGTACGCGTCGATACTATTGAACGCAGCCAGCGGCACAATCGTAAATGCGTCGCCGCGATTTATTCTATCTGCCGCCAATTCAGCGCCCGGCGGCTCAGCTCCGAGAGCTCCGGCGGCATCCAGCTTCAACTCGCTCTGCCGCCCGAACTCCGCACCCAAATCACCTTCAGGCCGTATGTAGAACATCCGGCGAAGCTCGCTCACCGAAACGGGGCGGTCAAGGCCGTACGCAGACCTGCACAGCACCGCACCCATTTCTTCCTGATAGATCACCTCGCTAAGCAGGCCTGCCGCCCCAACGGGTGGCCTGATCAGCCCAAAGGCCAGCTCGCCGCGCCGAACCCCGGCAAGAATCTCACTGCTCAACAAGGGCACAGAAGCGAGAACCGTACCCGAAGCACGGACTTCCAGATCGATCAGCTTCTTACGCAGGTCCGGATGAAGCAACGGTGGGACCCCATAGAGGACAGACCGTGCGAGATTCCTCATCGGACGCTCTGCCGCGATCCTGGGGAGTTCATCGAAGAGCGAGAGAATATGACGGGCCACCGGAACCAGACGCGCGCCATCTCTGGTCAGCTCGACGCGGCGAGTATCGCGAATAAACAATCTCACTTGCAAGGCGTGCTCCATATCCCGAATTCTCCGGCTCAGCGGAGGGAGGGAAACACAGAGCGCCTTGGCAGCCTGAGTGAAGCTCAATCTCTCCGCGACGGCGACAAAGCACCGCAGGTCGTAGATATCTGGGCGACCATGGTTCACCAGATAATGATATGGGAAGGTTAGCCGCGGTGCGCATCATTCTCCCCCGGCCGATTCTTTCAGTTTTCGAAATACAGTGTTGCTGAATTAGAAATATCGGGCCGGAGAAAGTCTCAAGTGCGCGTGATAGTTTCAGCACCCGAGCTGATTAGCTGTGCGAAGTTGTTTAATCAATGAAACCCAGACAGGGAGGGCTAAGAGAACACACTCTCTATACCTGTTGTTCACCAAATAGCCACCGTTCCATCGCGGCAGTCACTATCGCCTGACGCCATAAAAATGGGCATTGAGATTCCCCAATTCCGGGGTACTTGAGTTCTGGACATATGAGAAGGGGTTAATACAATGACCGGTACCGCCACCGATATAGACGATTCGCCGCTCAAGCGCTTCGCAAAGAACGCATGGCTCTACGTTCTGGGGCTCGGAGTTGCCGCGATTGCTGCTGGCGCCATCATCTTGGCCTGGCCTGGGCAAACATTACTTGTGCTGGGAGTCTTTTTTGGACTCTATCTTCTGCTCAGCGGTCTGGTCGAAATCGTTCTCGCCTTCGCGCCGCATCTACGGGGCTGGACGCGGTTTGTCAGTGTCATCACGGGCGCACTGTCAATCGTCCTCGGTGTCATCTGCCTGCGTGATCAACTGGAGTCTGTTCTCCTTCTGGCCGTTTGGATTGGTGCGGGCTGGATCATCACCGGCATCGGCCGGGTGGTGGCCGGCTTCGCCAGCCGCGAGCCGGGCAGCGGCTGGTCTGTGCTCCTCGGCGTAGTGCTCGCCGCCGGCGGCATCGTGCTGATCGTCTACCCTGCCGACTCCATCGCAACGCTCGCACTCATATCCGGAATCTGGCTAATTGTTATCGGCATCGCACAGGTGATCGATGGCATTCAACTCAAGCGCCGCACCGGACAGGTCAGAGACTTCATCGAAAGCCATTTCCAAGATTAATGCACCCCATTATTTGATCCTCCACCACAACCAGTCGACAGCCATGAGGAGTGTGTAGAAAGCAATGACTTCCGTCCCCATCCCTCGAGATTTGACCACCGCACCGGATATCTCGGCAGATTTCACCAAACTGCTCGGCGAGCTGCAGCTCGATATCGCCGACACCGGCGGAGAAGTGACCTTCACCGGCCAGGATCCCATCCTGCCTAGCAACCATAGGCTCGGGGCCATCATGGCCATGGGCATGATGGCCCCGGCCGTCGCCACCCAGATCCTGTATCGGCTTCGAGGCGGACCGGAGCAGGACCTGTCGGTAGATCTGCGCCGGGCCGTGGCACACATCAATCCGACCTACAACTTCTCTCCCACTGTCGGCGGGTACGCGATGCTTCCCGCCGCGGCGACCGCGAATCCGTTCGGTTTCAGCATCTACCCCACCAAGGACGATCGCTGGTATCTGCCGACCGCGGTCTATCCGAAGGCCCTTCTGCAATGGCTGGGCTTGCTGAAGTCCGGATTCGATGCGAAGTCGGTAGGTCAGGCGATCGGCCAATGGAACGCCCAGGATCTAGAGGACGCCGCCGGCGCCCAGGGCATGATCGGCGCGATGTGCCGCACCCCAGAGGAGTGGTACGCACATCCACAGGGTCAGTATCTGGCGCAGACGCCGATGATCGAGATCGTCAAGATCGGTGATTCGGACCCAGAGCTACCTGCCCTGACCCATCCGAACCGGCCCTTGTCGGGTATCAAGGCCGCCGCCATGACGCATGTCATCGCCGGACCGGTGGTCGGGCGCGTCCTCGCTGAACAAGGCGCCCAGGTGCTCGACCTGTCCAACCCCGCCGTGGAGTACGAAGCTCTGGTCGAGGACTGTCATCTGGGTGCGCGGTCCACATGGTCCGACCTGAACCAACAGAAGTACAAGGATCAGGCGTTCCGTTTGATCAAGGATGCCGACGTCTTCGTCGAAAACTATCGCGGGCGCAAGATCGCGAACTTCGGGTTCTCGCCGGAGGCGGTCGCCGAAGCCAGGCCCGGAATCATCTACACATCAATCCGTGGGTTCGGCTGGGAAGGGCCGTGGATCGATCGGGGCGGTTTCGATATGGACGCCAACTGCGTTACGGGCTACACCACGCTGGAGGGCTCGCCCGAGAAACCGTTGCTGCCACCGACAGTGATCCTCAATGACTACCTGGCAGGTTATCTCACCAGCGCGGGAGTTCTTGCGGCACTGATACTTCGGGCGAAACACGGGGGTAGCTACCACGTGCGTACTTCGTTGTCGCGCTTCTCGATGTGGTACTCCGAGCTGGGCGTGTTCAACCCGGACTATGTCACGGAGTCTCTGAAGAAGCCCGAGCACCAGCCGATTCTGCCCGACGGACTGGAATTGAGTTCCGCGTTCGGACGGCACGTTCGCCTCGAACCCGGCATCACCTATTCGAAGACACCCGGTCATTGGGAGGGCCTCGGCGGCTACCCCGTGGTGGGTCCGCAAGGCTCTTCCGACCCAGTGTGGGTCTAGCTCGCTTTCCACCTGTTCACGAAATCCCTACCAATTACCTACCAACTAAGGAAGAACATGACACTGAAGAACCGCTTCACCGGCCTCGTCGATCGCGCGAAGCAGGGCCAGGAGCACCTGGAGGCCGCGCAAGACAAGGCCAAGGCCGACCTGCAGCAGGACGTCGATGCCGCCAAGGCCAAGGCCAAGGCTCACCACGAAAAGGTGGAGGCCAAGGTGGACGCGGCCGAGGACAAGGCGAGCTCTGCCTGGTCCGATCTGAAAGACAGCTGGAATAACCATGTTTCGAAGGTGAAGAGTGACTTCAGCGCCAAGGAGGCCAAGCTCGACGCCAAACTCGCCGCCCAAGAGGCCGACCTCGCCGAGTCCGATGCCTCATATGCGATAGACGTTGCGCTCTCGGCAATTGAGGAAGCCGAGGACGCCGTTGTCTACGCGATCTATGCCCGCAAGTATTCCGACGATCTGGCCTAGCCGCCACTAGCGCGGATTGGCACAGCGCCCGGTGACT
Coding sequences within:
- a CDS encoding LysR family transcriptional regulator — translated: MNHGRPDIYDLRCFVAVAERLSFTQAAKALCVSLPPLSRRIRDMEHALQVRLFIRDTRRVELTRDGARLVPVARHILSLFDELPRIAAERPMRNLARSVLYGVPPLLHPDLRKKLIDLEVRASGTVLASVPLLSSEILAGVRRGELAFGLIRPPVGAAGLLSEVIYQEEMGAVLCRSAYGLDRPVSVSELRRMFYIRPEGDLGAEFGRQSELKLDAAGALGAEPPGAELAADRINRGDAFTIVPLAAFNSIDAYGPVNKVCRPISDMDSTLVTSLVWRNDLPETDPELYDLIYAARSIFAPVSA
- a CDS encoding CoA transferase, with translation MTSVPIPRDLTTAPDISADFTKLLGELQLDIADTGGEVTFTGQDPILPSNHRLGAIMAMGMMAPAVATQILYRLRGGPEQDLSVDLRRAVAHINPTYNFSPTVGGYAMLPAAATANPFGFSIYPTKDDRWYLPTAVYPKALLQWLGLLKSGFDAKSVGQAIGQWNAQDLEDAAGAQGMIGAMCRTPEEWYAHPQGQYLAQTPMIEIVKIGDSDPELPALTHPNRPLSGIKAAAMTHVIAGPVVGRVLAEQGAQVLDLSNPAVEYEALVEDCHLGARSTWSDLNQQKYKDQAFRLIKDADVFVENYRGRKIANFGFSPEAVAEARPGIIYTSIRGFGWEGPWIDRGGFDMDANCVTGYTTLEGSPEKPLLPPTVILNDYLAGYLTSAGVLAALILRAKHGGSYHVRTSLSRFSMWYSELGVFNPDYVTESLKKPEHQPILPDGLELSSAFGRHVRLEPGITYSKTPGHWEGLGGYPVVGPQGSSDPVWV
- a CDS encoding TetR/AcrR family transcriptional regulator; amino-acid sequence: MVQQARQRNSRGQGALLRNEILSAATRVIDDAQTEGEVSLRSIARAAGIAAPSVYSHFDDRDDVLDAVAESSWAQVCDEITAHSSTGDTPRNRLVLGCQAYVSFAQRYPMRYALMTQSAGIPAAARQALEIVTRALLACRAEQGPQGAASGKIAAAFSVALHGVAMLHRSDTPTLWLSDFSTDEIISSLVDSAILQQDQTSSAARGRAGARPKST
- a CDS encoding MmpS family transport accessory protein, which produces MTRLLSALRRMWIVLVIVAVAGVGGLVIHRFHGKFGSGLRVNGEVRGENIVSTVPKYVTYEIYGPADASGLISYIDERAESREARFTALPWTRTLTTTVPSVFANIIAQGDGSALGCRITVNGELRDEQMAGGYGASTSCLVKAA
- a CDS encoding HdeD family acid-resistance protein; amino-acid sequence: MTGTATDIDDSPLKRFAKNAWLYVLGLGVAAIAAGAIILAWPGQTLLVLGVFFGLYLLLSGLVEIVLAFAPHLRGWTRFVSVITGALSIVLGVICLRDQLESVLLLAVWIGAGWIITGIGRVVAGFASREPGSGWSVLLGVVLAAGGIVLIVYPADSIATLALISGIWLIVIGIAQVIDGIQLKRRTGQVRDFIESHFQD
- a CDS encoding TetR/AcrR family transcriptional regulator, whose protein sequence is MESSTVRLSSQADLVKSVTKFDPKKHGRRHTADELLDGALATVARVGFRAVTMSQIAQGSGTTKQTLYAHFGTKDALLAQLFDREYARVWAAVESAVDSTPYDPDDATAFIRKRIGPIYAYVAEHPYILRLLLDPNRPNSQRGGQSIVNETIRIGLLEMASQLPVLDEVAGIVAMTSVSMVAAAVSANMKAVLDTGADSAMAAELTSVFVGAGVSAAHALICSWGMGGS